One part of the Pseudoalteromonas piscicida genome encodes these proteins:
- a CDS encoding PoNe immunity protein domain-containing protein yields the protein MLRDTLRDKAYFDEAVEFYSDAITEDVEKITSSNRPNLVRMKRTFNLINEVLSYLQVKYSRGDDLIEFRAFIQDLLTYRKWQKDFADALSDVEQVERIPIEELHQSDLRNYLKLFSFAYCLNMGKDYYLQLLELIGNQGQDALFDKIAIALGDTDREIAADTLFKKRFDKLYKVVEGSPEQRPALAKSYMEAWYVLEESPDIHLLDNDAYDGYWCWEIALVVKLFNIDDSSFIDHPYYPKDLVHWQEN from the coding sequence ATGTTAAGAGATACTTTAAGAGATAAAGCTTACTTTGACGAAGCAGTTGAGTTTTATAGCGATGCAATAACTGAAGATGTTGAGAAAATCACTTCTAGTAATCGTCCTAATTTGGTGAGGATGAAACGCACCTTTAACTTAATAAACGAAGTTTTAAGTTACCTCCAAGTAAAATACTCTCGAGGGGATGACCTTATTGAGTTTAGAGCTTTTATTCAGGACCTGCTTACTTATCGCAAATGGCAAAAGGACTTTGCAGATGCTCTATCAGACGTAGAACAAGTTGAGCGTATTCCTATAGAAGAGTTGCACCAAAGCGATTTACGGAACTATTTAAAGTTATTTAGCTTCGCCTACTGCTTAAACATGGGAAAAGATTACTACTTACAATTATTAGAGCTTATTGGAAATCAAGGACAAGATGCACTATTTGATAAAATTGCGATTGCGCTAGGTGACACTGATCGTGAAATAGCAGCGGATACTCTGTTCAAAAAACGTTTCGATAAGCTTTACAAAGTAGTTGAAGGAAGTCCAGAGCAACGTCCAGCACTTGCGAAATCTTATATGGAGGCTTGGTACGTTTTGGAGGAAAGTCCTGATATTCATTTACTGGACAATGATGCTTACGATGGCTATTGGTGCTGGGAAATTGCGCTCGTTGTTAAATTATTCAATATTGATGATAGCAGCTTTATTGACCACCCATACTACCCCAAAGACCTCGTACATTGGCAAGAGAATTAG
- a CDS encoding PoNe immunity protein domain-containing protein gives MRDTRRSNDYFEEFLVDIEVGIKETQEALDAGNFTTPSERVNVAQRIYQLAIMRAVAHYSYGAHLGDIKRYTEAILPYRKQLTHYCDKLPANHQIYRHAFEKLGGQIDAVGSPNINRYIYTLWWLALLQASDVAPAHIQEVLDVIGERGKDTLLDNIAIALGDIDRPVSPTLYYPEIYQNLSLAFTVPNEQKPDLLNQFAQSWYIKLEGLADWHDNHNCECEFEYTDYYIGYWCFELALVANILEIPRESLEDSVYVPVDLIR, from the coding sequence GTGCGCGATACACGGAGAAGTAACGATTATTTCGAAGAGTTCTTAGTCGACATTGAAGTTGGCATTAAAGAAACACAGGAAGCCCTCGACGCAGGTAATTTTACCACACCTAGCGAGCGAGTTAATGTTGCCCAGCGTATATATCAGCTCGCTATTATGCGAGCGGTAGCGCACTACTCATACGGTGCTCACCTTGGGGATATTAAGCGCTATACCGAAGCGATTTTGCCGTATCGCAAACAACTGACACACTACTGTGATAAGTTACCTGCAAATCATCAAATATACCGTCACGCTTTTGAAAAGTTGGGCGGGCAAATCGATGCTGTCGGCTCCCCTAATATCAATCGTTATATCTACACTTTGTGGTGGCTGGCACTTTTACAAGCCAGTGATGTCGCTCCAGCTCATATTCAAGAAGTGCTAGACGTTATTGGCGAACGCGGTAAAGACACCTTACTTGATAATATAGCCATTGCACTTGGTGATATCGATAGGCCTGTTTCGCCCACACTCTACTACCCTGAAATTTATCAAAACCTTTCACTCGCTTTTACAGTACCCAATGAACAAAAGCCTGATTTACTCAACCAATTTGCACAAAGTTGGTACATCAAGTTAGAGGGTTTGGCGGACTGGCATGATAATCACAACTGTGAATGCGAATTCGAGTACACGGATTATTACATTGGCTATTGGTGCTTTGAATTAGCTTTAG